One Bacillus amyloliquefaciens DSM 7 = ATCC 23350 DNA window includes the following coding sequences:
- the codY gene encoding GTP-sensing pleiotropic transcriptional regulator CodY translates to MALLQKTRIINSMLQAAAGKPVNFKEMAETLRDVIDSNIFVVSRRGKLLGYSINQQIENDRMKKMLEDRQFPEEYTKNLFNVPETSSNLDINSEYTAFPVENRDLFQAGLTTIVPIIGGGERLGTLILSRLQDQFEDDDLILAEYGATVVGMEILREKAEEIEEEARSKAVVQMAISSLSYSELEAIEHIFEELDGNEGLLVASKIADRVGITRSVIVNALRKLESAGVIESRSLGMKGTYIKVLNNKFLIELENLKSH, encoded by the coding sequence ATGGCTTTACTACAAAAAACACGAATTATTAACAGCATGCTGCAGGCTGCGGCAGGCAAACCCGTAAACTTTAAAGAAATGGCTGAAACGCTTCGTGACGTCATTGATTCTAATATTTTCGTCGTCAGCCGCAGAGGAAAGCTTTTAGGCTACTCTATTAATCAGCAGATCGAAAATGACCGCATGAAAAAAATGCTGGAAGACCGCCAGTTCCCGGAAGAGTACACGAAAAATCTGTTCAACGTTCCGGAGACGTCTTCAAACCTTGATATCAACAGCGAATACACGGCATTTCCTGTTGAAAACAGAGACCTGTTCCAGGCAGGCTTAACGACGATTGTTCCGATTATCGGCGGAGGCGAGCGTCTGGGCACATTGATTCTGTCCCGTCTGCAGGATCAATTTGAAGATGATGATCTCATTCTTGCTGAATACGGAGCAACCGTTGTAGGAATGGAGATTTTAAGAGAAAAAGCGGAAGAAATCGAAGAAGAAGCGCGAAGCAAAGCAGTCGTTCAAATGGCGATCAGTTCTCTGTCTTACAGTGAACTTGAAGCGATTGAGCATATCTTTGAAGAACTTGACGGAAACGAAGGCTTGCTTGTGGCAAGTAAGATTGCGGACCGTGTGGGCATTACGCGTTCAGTAATCGTTAACGCGCTGAGAAAGCTGGAAAGCGCCGGCGTCATTGAATCCAGATCACTGGGAATGAAGGGGACTTACATTAAAGTTCTGAACAACAAATTCCTTATTGAGTTGGAAAATCTTAAATCACATTAA
- the flgG gene encoding flagellar basal body rod protein FlgG, whose product MLRSLYSGISGMKNFQTKLDVIGNNIANVNTVGFKKSRVTFKDMISQTVAGGSNVTNSKQIGLGAATSSIDVVHSTGAPQATQNKSDLAIDGDGYFQINTGSGIVYTRAGNFGKDNKGNLVTTDGYYLEKIGGGKINIPTDAKDYSIGADGTVTYTDAGDAVHNAGQIGLVTFPNSSGLEKIGGNLYRESLSSGAASAVTTPGENGTGKLLAGYLEMSNVDLTDEFTEMIVAQRGFQSNSKIITTSDEILQELVNLKR is encoded by the coding sequence ATGTTACGTTCATTATATTCCGGTATCAGCGGCATGAAAAACTTTCAGACAAAACTAGATGTAATCGGCAATAACATCGCCAATGTCAACACAGTGGGATTTAAGAAAAGCCGCGTTACGTTTAAAGATATGATCAGCCAGACAGTCGCCGGCGGTTCAAACGTGACCAATTCAAAACAAATCGGCTTGGGTGCCGCGACTTCTTCCATTGATGTCGTTCATTCTACCGGCGCGCCGCAGGCTACACAGAATAAAAGCGACCTTGCCATTGACGGAGACGGCTATTTTCAGATTAATACAGGTTCGGGAATCGTTTACACACGGGCAGGGAATTTCGGAAAAGACAATAAAGGCAACCTTGTTACAACTGACGGATACTATCTTGAAAAAATCGGCGGCGGCAAAATCAACATTCCGACTGATGCGAAAGATTACAGTATCGGTGCGGACGGAACCGTTACATACACTGATGCAGGGGATGCGGTTCATAATGCCGGGCAAATCGGTCTTGTCACGTTCCCTAACAGCTCCGGTCTGGAAAAAATCGGAGGAAACCTTTACAGAGAATCGTTAAGTTCAGGAGCTGCGAGCGCTGTTACCACTCCGGGCGAAAATGGCACGGGTAAGCTTTTGGCGGGCTATCTTGAAATGTCAAACGTTGATCTGACAGATGAATTCACCGAAATGATCGTTGCACAGCGCGGTTTCCAATCAAACTCAAAAATCATTACGACTTCAGATGAAATCCTTCAGGAGCTGGTTAATCTGAAACGGTAA
- the fliI gene encoding flagellar protein export ATPase FliI, whose protein sequence is MKTQYLIDSIETADPYKRYGKVKRVIGLMIESKGPESSIGDVCLIYPKGHAKKAIKAEVVGFQDENILLMPYLEAASIAPGSIVEATGESLRIKVGAGLIGQVVDAFGEPLDGRALPKGLSPVSTEQPPPNPMKRPPIREKMGVGVRSIDSLLTVGKGQRIGIFAGSGVGKSTLMGMIAKQTEADLNIIALVGERGREVREFIEKDLGEEGLKRSIVVVATSDQPALMRLKAAYTATAIAEYFRDKGRNVMFMMDSVTRVAMAQREIGLAAGEPPTTKGYTPSVFAILPRLLERTGANEQGTITAFYTVLVDGDDMNEPIADTVRGILDGHIVLDRALANKGQFPAVNILKSISRVMSNISDPAHIKAANKFRDLLSTYQNSEDLINIGAYKRGSSREIDEAIQFYPQLIQFLKQGTEEPAQLENSIAALTSLTGKEE, encoded by the coding sequence ATGAAGACACAGTATTTAATAGACTCGATTGAAACAGCCGATCCGTACAAACGCTATGGCAAGGTTAAGCGTGTCATCGGGCTGATGATTGAATCAAAAGGGCCCGAAAGCTCGATCGGAGATGTTTGTCTCATTTATCCGAAAGGCCATGCGAAAAAAGCAATTAAAGCTGAGGTTGTAGGCTTCCAGGATGAAAACATTCTGTTAATGCCTTATCTGGAAGCGGCCAGCATCGCACCGGGCAGCATAGTAGAGGCTACTGGCGAGTCGCTCCGCATCAAAGTAGGCGCAGGTTTAATCGGACAAGTTGTCGACGCGTTCGGCGAACCGCTTGACGGCCGGGCGCTTCCGAAAGGTTTGTCTCCCGTTTCGACGGAACAGCCGCCGCCAAACCCGATGAAACGGCCGCCGATACGGGAAAAGATGGGTGTCGGTGTCAGGTCGATTGACAGTCTGCTGACAGTGGGAAAAGGGCAGAGAATCGGAATTTTTGCCGGGAGCGGAGTCGGAAAAAGCACCTTGATGGGCATGATCGCAAAGCAGACCGAAGCCGATTTAAACATTATCGCACTCGTCGGCGAACGGGGGCGCGAGGTGCGTGAATTTATCGAGAAGGATTTAGGTGAAGAAGGCCTGAAACGTTCGATTGTCGTAGTCGCGACCTCTGATCAGCCCGCATTAATGCGCTTGAAAGCGGCATATACGGCCACCGCCATTGCGGAATATTTCCGTGATAAAGGCCGGAATGTCATGTTCATGATGGACTCCGTCACGAGGGTCGCGATGGCCCAGCGGGAAATAGGGCTGGCAGCGGGTGAACCGCCGACAACAAAAGGATATACACCTTCTGTGTTCGCTATTTTACCCCGTTTGCTAGAAAGAACGGGTGCGAATGAACAAGGGACGATAACAGCTTTTTATACCGTTCTCGTTGACGGAGACGATATGAACGAACCGATTGCCGATACGGTGCGCGGAATATTAGACGGACACATCGTTCTCGATCGGGCGCTTGCCAACAAAGGGCAGTTCCCGGCGGTGAATATTCTGAAAAGCATCAGCAGGGTCATGTCTAATATTTCAGACCCAGCCCATATAAAGGCGGCCAACAAATTCCGCGATCTTCTGTCAACTTATCAAAACTCTGAAGATCTCATTAATATCGGAGCTTACAAAAGAGGGTCATCGAGAGAAATTGATGAAGCGATTCAGTTTTATCCGCAGCTTATTCAATTTTTAAAACAAGGAACGGAAGAACCCGCTCAATTGGAAAATAGTATTGCGGCATTGACGAGTCTGACAGGAAAAGAGGAATAA
- the fliE gene encoding flagellar hook-basal body complex protein FliE, with the protein MVNAITPFQLQQTQNTQNVTNQLNQTQKTDSSNQTSFSELLKNSIDSLNESQVKSDQITNELAAGKDVNLDEVMIAAQKANISLTAATEFRNKAVEAYQEIMRMQM; encoded by the coding sequence GTGGTTAACGCTATTACTCCTTTTCAGCTTCAACAAACGCAAAACACTCAAAACGTAACGAATCAATTAAACCAAACGCAAAAAACTGATTCTTCAAACCAAACAAGCTTTTCGGAGCTTTTAAAAAACTCAATTGATTCGTTAAATGAGTCACAAGTAAAATCTGACCAAATAACGAACGAACTGGCTGCAGGAAAGGATGTAAACCTTGACGAGGTCATGATCGCTGCCCAAAAAGCAAATATTTCTCTGACGGCCGCTACCGAATTCCGCAATAAAGCCGTGGAAGCCTATCAGGAAATCATGAGAATGCAGATGTAG
- a CDS encoding flagellar hook-length control protein FliK, translated as MKLLEITGNRTQTAQNSNVKLNVNSLGLFQNWLLSEISSQQQPGDEAKTSDAKLNEALSKIGDWLKAGPEDQELQLKQLLEAVKALEGKQTTETALPLLKQLAESVQDMLAGKRHGVKPEKNEPNSSAKDENSARDALETGLLFIQEAVARLFTHQEELPDSAQAKAVYQEGTRLLDALKKQGVPDRVIQDLRQTLFPKNESASKLYSMSAAELKSFQSVTEQLAGLSQKGTKEWNMAETELKAFVLSQSSESSQESAGKTDQQNGGTVSHVKAPDSKLSAHILFSGTRSIAGIQQASAGAEQQPAENKPLTEQVISGWKQMKYTPFGKTTGSFTIRLNPENLGFVTIKVTNENGMFQSKIIASSQSAKELLEQHLPQLKQSLPNMSVQIDRFTVPLQSGDQQPVYGQTADHNKQQHLGQREQKNQQQSGDFGDMLEELSLNEMEEE; from the coding sequence TTGAAGCTGCTTGAAATAACGGGGAATCGTACACAGACTGCGCAAAACAGCAATGTGAAGTTGAATGTAAACAGCTTAGGCCTATTTCAGAACTGGCTTCTGTCGGAAATCAGTTCTCAACAGCAGCCCGGAGATGAAGCAAAAACAAGTGATGCAAAGCTGAATGAAGCTCTTTCGAAAATCGGTGATTGGCTGAAGGCCGGCCCCGAAGATCAAGAACTGCAGCTGAAACAGCTGCTTGAGGCGGTAAAAGCCCTTGAAGGGAAGCAAACGACTGAAACAGCCCTTCCTTTATTGAAACAGCTTGCTGAATCTGTTCAAGACATGTTAGCCGGCAAACGGCATGGGGTGAAGCCTGAAAAAAATGAGCCGAATTCTTCCGCAAAGGATGAGAATTCCGCCCGCGATGCGCTGGAGACGGGTCTTCTATTCATTCAAGAAGCTGTAGCCCGGCTCTTCACGCATCAAGAGGAGCTGCCGGACAGCGCACAGGCAAAGGCAGTTTACCAGGAAGGCACCCGTTTATTAGATGCGTTGAAAAAACAAGGCGTACCGGACCGTGTGATTCAAGATCTGCGGCAGACGCTGTTTCCGAAAAACGAATCTGCATCTAAGCTTTACTCCATGTCGGCCGCTGAGCTGAAGAGCTTTCAAAGCGTCACTGAGCAGCTTGCGGGCCTTTCTCAAAAAGGGACAAAGGAATGGAACATGGCTGAAACTGAGCTGAAAGCTTTTGTGTTATCTCAATCATCTGAATCGTCCCAAGAGTCAGCCGGGAAAACCGATCAGCAAAACGGCGGCACAGTTTCTCACGTAAAGGCGCCTGACAGCAAATTGTCTGCGCATATCCTGTTTTCGGGAACGAGAAGCATTGCCGGCATTCAGCAAGCGTCCGCAGGAGCTGAACAGCAGCCGGCAGAAAATAAACCGTTAACGGAACAGGTCATCAGCGGCTGGAAACAGATGAAATATACGCCTTTCGGGAAAACAACCGGAAGCTTTACGATTCGTCTTAATCCCGAGAACCTCGGATTTGTCACAATTAAGGTGACAAACGAAAACGGGATGTTTCAAAGCAAAATCATCGCATCAAGCCAGTCTGCGAAAGAGCTGCTGGAACAGCATCTTCCTCAGCTGAAACAGTCGCTTCCGAATATGTCGGTCCAGATCGACCGTTTTACCGTCCCGCTTCAAAGCGGGGATCAGCAGCCGGTTTACGGGCAGACGGCCGACCACAATAAACAGCAGCATCTGGGACAGAGAGAGCAGAAGAACCAGCAGCAGTCAGGGGATTTCGGAGATATGCTGGAGGAGCTTTCTCTCAATGAAATGGAGGAAGAATAG
- the fliF gene encoding flagellar basal-body MS-ring/collar protein FliF, protein MNRTLMQMKTKTSAFWNNRSKTQKILMVSGLAAFIILLIVVIIFTSSEKMVPLYKDLSAEEAGQIKEELDTKKVSSELADGGTVIMVPESQVDSLKVQLAAEGLPKTGSIDYSFFGKNAGFGLTDNEFDVLKVDATQTELSNLINEMDGIKSSKVMINMPKEAVFVGEDQPEASASIVLQIKPGYSLDQSQINGLYHLVSKSVPNLKEDNIVIMDQNSTYYDKSDSGAGSVSDSYASQQGIKSQVEKDIQKHVQSLLGTMMGQDKVVVSVTADIDFTKEKRTEDIVEPVDKDNMEGIAISAEKVAETYKGDGAANGGTAGTGSNDTANYAAANGGSNSGDYEKSSNKINYEVNRIHKEIAESPYKVRDLGIQVMVEPPNPKNAASLTAQRQADIQKILGTVVRTSLDKNEAQNQKLTNNDINNKIVVSVQPFDGKVSTNTASANSSGLPIWVYITGGVLLAAIILLIILLIRKKRSQEDEYEEYEYETPPEPVRLPDINEEQNETEETVRRKQLEKMAKEKPEDFAKLLRSWLDED, encoded by the coding sequence ATGAATCGTACTCTAATGCAAATGAAAACCAAAACGTCAGCGTTTTGGAATAACAGATCAAAAACACAGAAGATACTCATGGTAAGCGGCTTGGCCGCATTCATAATTTTACTCATCGTCGTTATTATTTTTACTTCGTCTGAAAAGATGGTGCCTCTTTATAAAGATTTGTCCGCGGAAGAAGCGGGGCAGATTAAAGAGGAGCTCGATACGAAAAAAGTGTCTTCTGAACTTGCAGACGGCGGCACGGTCATTATGGTTCCTGAGAGCCAAGTGGATTCGCTTAAAGTCCAGCTTGCCGCGGAAGGCCTGCCGAAAACGGGATCAATTGATTATTCGTTTTTCGGAAAAAATGCAGGCTTCGGCCTGACAGATAATGAGTTTGACGTTTTAAAGGTTGATGCGACTCAGACTGAATTGTCAAACCTGATAAATGAAATGGACGGTATTAAAAGCTCGAAAGTCATGATCAATATGCCGAAAGAAGCCGTGTTTGTCGGTGAAGATCAGCCGGAAGCATCCGCATCGATCGTTTTGCAGATAAAACCGGGCTACTCACTTGATCAAAGCCAGATCAACGGGCTGTACCATCTTGTTTCTAAAAGCGTCCCGAACTTAAAAGAAGATAATATCGTCATAATGGACCAAAACTCTACATACTATGACAAAAGTGACAGCGGTGCAGGGTCCGTTTCTGACAGTTATGCTTCTCAGCAGGGTATTAAGTCGCAGGTCGAAAAGGACATTCAAAAACATGTTCAGTCACTGCTCGGCACAATGATGGGGCAGGATAAAGTCGTTGTATCCGTTACGGCTGATATTGACTTTACGAAAGAAAAACGCACTGAAGACATCGTCGAGCCTGTCGATAAAGATAACATGGAAGGCATAGCGATAAGCGCCGAAAAAGTGGCGGAAACGTATAAAGGCGACGGAGCAGCCAACGGCGGCACGGCCGGAACGGGAAGCAATGACACCGCAAACTATGCAGCGGCCAACGGCGGTTCAAACAGCGGAGACTACGAAAAAAGCAGCAATAAAATCAACTATGAAGTCAACCGCATTCATAAAGAAATTGCGGAAAGCCCATATAAAGTGCGCGATTTAGGCATTCAGGTCATGGTGGAGCCGCCGAATCCGAAAAATGCCGCGTCTTTAACAGCTCAAAGACAGGCTGATATTCAAAAGATTTTAGGAACCGTCGTCAGAACGTCTCTTGATAAAAATGAGGCGCAAAATCAAAAACTGACGAACAATGATATCAACAACAAAATCGTCGTATCGGTTCAGCCGTTTGACGGAAAAGTCAGCACGAATACTGCGTCGGCAAACTCATCAGGTCTCCCGATCTGGGTATACATTACAGGCGGCGTACTGCTTGCGGCCATTATTCTGCTTATTATTCTTCTCATCAGAAAGAAACGCTCACAAGAAGATGAGTATGAAGAATACGAATATGAAACACCGCCGGAGCCGGTTCGATTGCCTGATATTAACGAAGAGCAAAATGAAACGGAAGAAACAGTCAGACGAAAACAGCTTGAAAAAATGGCTAAAGAAAAACCGGAAGACTTTGCAAAATTGCTTCGAAGCTGGCTGGACGAGGATTAG
- the fliH gene encoding flagellar assembly protein FliH, with translation MSNVIKQQSSFSPEQKRRKLSLQEVRNTHPQFDLEKAENPEALMAFAKAEADRVSEEAKNQLEYTLLQIEEEKSRWAEEKQRLMEEAKAEGYQEGMALGKAEAETQYANLISRANAVTEMARQSVEEKLESAEEEIIELSVALAKKVWQQKSDDKEAFLLLVKQVIAEVKDYDDISIYVDPEYYETVHQHMDEIQQLLYKECRLSLYADEKAARGTCSIETPFGRVDAGIDTQLMQLKQKLLTALEAGAEQ, from the coding sequence TTGTCTAATGTCATTAAACAGCAATCATCATTTTCTCCTGAACAGAAACGTCGTAAGCTTTCCTTGCAGGAAGTCAGAAATACGCATCCCCAGTTTGACCTGGAGAAAGCCGAAAACCCTGAGGCTCTCATGGCTTTTGCCAAGGCCGAAGCCGACCGGGTGTCTGAAGAAGCGAAAAATCAATTGGAGTATACTCTTCTGCAGATTGAAGAAGAGAAAAGCCGCTGGGCGGAAGAAAAACAAAGACTGATGGAAGAAGCAAAGGCAGAAGGTTATCAAGAAGGCATGGCTTTGGGAAAAGCCGAGGCTGAAACCCAATACGCAAATCTCATCAGCCGCGCCAATGCGGTTACGGAAATGGCGAGACAGTCAGTCGAGGAAAAACTGGAAAGCGCTGAGGAAGAAATCATTGAGCTTTCCGTTGCGCTCGCCAAAAAAGTATGGCAGCAAAAAAGCGATGATAAAGAAGCTTTCCTTCTGCTGGTCAAACAGGTAATAGCCGAAGTGAAAGATTATGATGACATCTCCATCTATGTAGATCCTGAATATTATGAAACGGTTCATCAGCATATGGACGAAATTCAGCAGCTGTTATACAAAGAATGCAGGTTAAGCTTATATGCCGATGAAAAAGCTGCAAGGGGAACGTGCTCGATAGAAACTCCGTTCGGTCGGGTAGATGCCGGTATAGACACCCAGCTGATGCAATTAAAACAAAAGCTTTTAACGGCGCTTGAGGCGGGAGCGGAGCAATGA
- the flgD gene encoding flagellar hook assembly protein FlgD has product MTSVNSDYAAAGASSTKSTAAVNSSTNLGKDEFLKILMTQVQNQDPLNPVDDKEFISQMATFSSLEQMMNLNTTMTKYVENQDPFTMYVNWIGKSVTFSDSDGKDQTSPVNSVKHSNGNYMLVLENGKEVSPWNVTAVSETSK; this is encoded by the coding sequence TTGACATCAGTAAACTCGGATTATGCCGCGGCGGGTGCTTCAAGCACGAAGAGCACCGCCGCCGTGAACAGCAGCACGAATTTAGGAAAAGACGAATTTCTAAAGATCTTAATGACGCAGGTTCAGAACCAGGACCCGCTCAATCCGGTTGATGACAAAGAATTCATCAGCCAGATGGCGACATTTTCTTCATTGGAACAAATGATGAACCTGAATACGACGATGACAAAATATGTCGAAAATCAAGATCCGTTTACGATGTATGTGAACTGGATCGGCAAAAGTGTCACATTCAGCGACAGCGACGGGAAGGATCAGACAAGCCCCGTCAATTCAGTAAAACACTCAAACGGCAATTATATGCTCGTGCTTGAAAACGGCAAAGAGGTCAGTCCGTGGAATGTCACGGCAGTCAGCGAAACATCTAAATAA
- a CDS encoding MotE family protein: MADKEKGSGKFGSILLFIIIPLIFLIIVASIVLWAAGVDVMKPIQETAAKTPVLKELVPETKETKSAAEKQKEDRTASLEKTIKEQKSEINILNKDLDTSKSEIDNLNQKIRSLKQEAEQQQKTDETKKAASDSAGKDKMINIYKSMDSGKAASIIVKLKEKEALDILNGLSKKQLADILTKLTPEQAAKYTEKLSADGNKE; encoded by the coding sequence ATGGCCGATAAAGAAAAGGGATCTGGAAAGTTCGGTTCAATCCTGCTTTTTATCATTATCCCGCTGATTTTTCTGATCATCGTCGCAAGCATCGTCCTTTGGGCTGCCGGCGTAGATGTGATGAAACCGATTCAGGAAACAGCAGCTAAAACGCCTGTTTTAAAAGAATTGGTTCCTGAAACGAAAGAAACGAAAAGCGCGGCGGAAAAGCAGAAGGAAGACAGAACGGCTTCTCTTGAAAAGACCATAAAGGAACAAAAAAGTGAAATTAACATTTTGAATAAAGATTTGGACACAAGCAAATCCGAAATCGACAATCTGAATCAGAAAATCCGTTCACTGAAACAGGAAGCTGAACAGCAGCAGAAAACGGATGAGACGAAAAAAGCCGCTTCGGATTCAGCCGGAAAAGATAAAATGATCAACATCTATAAAAGTATGGACAGCGGTAAAGCGGCAAGCATTATCGTAAAGCTGAAAGAAAAAGAAGCCCTCGATATTTTAAACGGATTAAGTAAAAAGCAGCTTGCTGACATCTTGACGAAATTGACTCCTGAACAAGCGGCTAAGTATACAGAAAAACTATCCGCTGACGGAAATAAGGAGTGA
- the fliG gene encoding flagellar motor switch protein FliG, which produces MAKRDQNKLTGKQKAAILMISLGLDVSASVYKHLSEEEIERLTLEISGVRSVDHQRKDEIIEEFHNIAIAQDYISQGGLNYARQVLEKALGEDKAVSILNRLTSSLQVKPFDFARKAEPEQILNFIQQEHPQTMALILSYLDPVQAGQILSELNPDVQAEVARRIAVMDRTSPEIINEVERVLEQKLSSSFTQDYTQTGGIEAVVEVLNGVDRGTEKTILDSLEIQDPELADEIKKRMFVFEDIVTLDNRAIQRVIRDVENDDLLLSLKVASEEVKEIVFSNMSQRMVETFKEEMEIMGPVRLRDVEEAQSRIVGVIRKLEEAGEIVIARGGGDDIIV; this is translated from the coding sequence ATGGCGAAACGTGATCAGAACAAGCTTACAGGAAAACAAAAAGCAGCCATCCTCATGATTTCCTTAGGTCTTGATGTATCAGCCTCTGTTTACAAGCATTTGTCTGAAGAAGAAATTGAAAGATTGACACTTGAGATTTCGGGAGTCAGAAGCGTCGATCATCAGAGAAAAGATGAAATCATTGAAGAATTTCATAATATCGCAATCGCTCAGGACTATATTTCTCAAGGCGGTTTAAATTACGCCCGCCAAGTGCTTGAAAAAGCGCTCGGAGAAGACAAAGCGGTAAGCATTTTAAACAGGCTGACCTCTTCTTTGCAGGTAAAGCCGTTTGACTTTGCGAGAAAAGCGGAGCCCGAACAGATTTTAAATTTCATTCAGCAGGAACATCCGCAAACGATGGCGCTGATTTTATCCTACCTTGATCCGGTGCAGGCCGGACAAATTTTGTCTGAGCTGAACCCGGACGTTCAGGCTGAGGTGGCAAGAAGGATTGCGGTTATGGACAGGACGTCTCCTGAAATCATCAATGAAGTGGAGCGGGTCCTTGAACAAAAGCTGTCCTCCTCCTTTACGCAGGATTATACGCAGACCGGCGGCATAGAAGCCGTTGTTGAAGTATTAAACGGCGTAGACAGAGGAACGGAGAAAACAATCCTTGATTCATTAGAAATACAAGATCCTGAATTGGCGGATGAAATCAAAAAACGGATGTTTGTCTTTGAAGATATTGTCACCCTTGATAACCGTGCGATTCAGCGCGTCATCAGGGACGTTGAAAACGACGACCTTCTGCTTTCATTGAAGGTTGCGAGCGAGGAAGTCAAGGAGATCGTCTTCAGCAATATGTCACAGCGTATGGTTGAAACGTTTAAAGAGGAAATGGAAATTATGGGGCCTGTGCGTTTGCGTGATGTGGAAGAGGCGCAATCAAGAATCGTGGGCGTCATCCGCAAGCTTGAAGAAGCCGGTGAAATTGTAATCGCGCGAGGCGGAGGAGACGATATTATTGTCTAA
- the flgC gene encoding flagellar basal body rod protein FlgC — translation MSGFQSLNISGSALTAQRVRMDVVSSNLANMDTTRAKQVNGEWVPYRRKLVSLQSGGESFSSLLNSKMNGIGSAGNGVKVSAVTEDPSAFNLVYDPENPDANKDGYVQKPNVDPLKEMVDLVSSTRSYEANVTALNASKGMLLKALEIGK, via the coding sequence ATGAGTGGCTTTCAAAGCTTAAATATTTCCGGCTCTGCTTTAACCGCACAGCGTGTCCGGATGGACGTCGTATCGTCCAATCTGGCCAATATGGATACAACGAGAGCGAAGCAGGTAAATGGCGAGTGGGTGCCTTACAGAAGAAAGCTCGTATCTCTCCAATCCGGAGGCGAATCATTTTCGTCCCTTTTAAATTCCAAGATGAACGGAATCGGAAGCGCGGGAAATGGCGTAAAAGTATCCGCGGTTACGGAAGACCCATCCGCTTTTAATCTTGTTTACGACCCGGAAAATCCGGATGCGAATAAAGACGGATATGTACAAAAACCAAATGTAGACCCATTAAAGGAAATGGTGGATCTTGTCAGCAGCACGAGATCATATGAAGCAAACGTGACGGCATTGAACGCCTCCAAAGGCATGCTTTTAAAGGCTTTAGAAATCGGAAAGTAA
- the fliJ gene encoding flagellar export protein FliJ encodes MAYQFRFQKLLELKENEKDQTLTEYRQSVSEFETVAEKLYENMSKKELLEKDKESKLKCGMSVQEMRHYQQFVSNLENTIYHYQKLVIMKRNEMNEKQEQLTEKNIEVKKFEKMREKQFNMFALEDKAAETREMDDISIKQFMIQGH; translated from the coding sequence GTGGCGTACCAATTCAGATTTCAAAAGCTGCTGGAATTAAAAGAAAATGAAAAAGACCAAACATTGACTGAATACAGACAGTCGGTTTCCGAATTTGAAACAGTAGCTGAAAAACTATATGAAAATATGAGCAAAAAAGAATTGCTCGAAAAAGACAAAGAATCAAAGCTGAAATGCGGGATGAGCGTTCAGGAAATGAGACATTATCAGCAATTCGTTTCCAATCTTGAGAACACCATCTATCATTATCAAAAGCTTGTCATCATGAAACGAAATGAAATGAATGAGAAGCAGGAACAGCTCACCGAAAAAAACATCGAAGTAAAGAAATTCGAAAAAATGCGGGAAAAACAATTTAATATGTTCGCACTTGAAGACAAAGCTGCAGAAACGAGAGAAATGGACGATATTTCAATCAAGCAGTTTATGATTCAGGGGCATTAG
- the flgB gene encoding flagellar basal body rod protein FlgB, producing the protein MDLFSGTIQNLENALGRADIKQKVITNNIANIDTPNYKAKKVSFRNLLDQETSNLEAVKTDYRHVDFTDSGADYSIVSSGDTSYQQNGNNVDIDKEMTDLAENQINYQALVERMSGKFNSLKTVLTGGK; encoded by the coding sequence TTGGACTTATTTTCTGGAACTATACAAAATCTTGAGAATGCCTTGGGGAGAGCGGACATTAAGCAAAAAGTCATAACTAACAATATCGCCAATATAGATACACCGAACTATAAGGCAAAAAAAGTCTCTTTCCGAAATTTGTTAGATCAGGAAACATCTAATCTTGAGGCTGTAAAAACCGACTATCGGCACGTTGACTTTACGGATTCGGGGGCCGATTATTCCATTGTGTCCAGCGGTGATACATCGTACCAGCAAAACGGAAACAATGTGGATATAGACAAAGAAATGACAGATTTAGCCGAAAACCAAATTAATTATCAGGCTTTGGTTGAAAGAATGAGCGGCAAATTCAATTCCCTGAAAACCGTCTTGACAGGAGGAAAATAA